The following proteins come from a genomic window of Manduca sexta isolate Smith_Timp_Sample1 chromosome 2, JHU_Msex_v1.0, whole genome shotgun sequence:
- the LOC115449176 gene encoding pro-resilin, with protein MKFLVAYSILVAATLAEPPVDTRYLPPQNAGISQTYGAPGFGSARQTDAIFSRQSSFSGSRASSRRPSSQYGPPSALYGAPNAAQQTPSAVYGAPSSDPSTQYGAPAPSALYGAPQIGGHSGSPSQLYGAPGVGGAGFGAEQSKQYLPPGAGRGYDDGSNGEPANYNFEYMVEDAASGNDFGHREARLGERAEGLYYVVLPDGRKQTVEYEADEGGYKPKISYEETGRGAYRSGQGYVNGGYSQGGPY; from the exons ATGAAG TTTCTGGTAGCTTACAGCATATTGGTCGCGGCGACATTAGCCGAACCCCCAGTTGATACCAG atACCTCCCTCCTCAAAACGCTGGCATCTCACAGACCTACGGAGCGCCCGGCTTCGGCTCTGCGAGACAGACAGACGCTATATTTAG tcgTCAATCTTCCTTCTCCGGTTCGCGCGCTTCGTCCCGCCGCCCCTCATCCCAATATGGTCCTCCCTCAGCTCTCTATGGGGCACCCAACGCCGCCCAACAGACCCCTTCGGCGGTCTATGGCGCACCCTCATCTGACCCGTCGACGCAATATGGCGCGCCTGCCCCCTCAGCGTTGTATGGAGCACCCCAAATTGGAGGCCATTCTGGTTCCCCATCGCAGTTGTATGGCGCTCCTGGTGTAGGAG GCGCTGGATTCGGAGCTGAACAGAGCAAACAGTACCTGCCCCCTGGTGCCGGCAGGGGATACGATGATGGCAGCAATGGA GAGCCCGCCAACTACAACTTCGAATACATGGTGGAAGACGCAGCATCTGGTAACGACTTCGGGCACCGCGAGGCCAGGCTTGGAGAGAGGGCCGAGGGTCTCTACTACGTGGTGCTGCCTGATGGGAGGAAGCAG ACCGTAGAATACGAAGCCGACGAAGGCGGTTACAAGCCGAAGATCTCTTACGAGGAAACCGGCCGTGGTGCCTACAGGAGCGGCCAGGGATACGTCAACGGCGGTTACAGCCAGGGAGGCCCTTACTAA